In the genome of Streptomyces sp. NBC_00190, one region contains:
- a CDS encoding PucR family transcriptional regulator, producing the protein MTESKPAESAVGPQFGGIPVHKRLLAAAPALAPAVMARLVEQLPAYGALPSEQLRGEITKEVDRGIRAFIQVLRSGELPEEAELARISESSARRADEGVPLEAVVGAYHFGAEECAAQVLSTAEPGDLPDVLLVQRRLLGYLRQVSCAVAAGYVQERQAALGDEQVARQSLLSRLLEGGDPQAAADRAGIRLPPSYLVLRIAIGPHPDELRPGVNHSVAARRKLRRLRNELQRQTAGVPLSVLSGDGGLVLIPYETPAAGFAAADRERLTRLVEQLGRMCGAELLVAAAAAAPDGVADAARMVGEVRRVAEASGRGPGLYLLDDVLLEYQLSRPSRARDGLAALLGPLAGRPELLDTLRTFLACGLDRRRAAARLQVHPNTVDYRLRKATELTTLDAARGADLLTLHAALAAHDAVRRGEPDTG; encoded by the coding sequence GTGACCGAGTCCAAACCCGCGGAAAGCGCGGTGGGACCGCAGTTCGGCGGCATCCCGGTCCACAAGCGGCTTCTGGCTGCCGCGCCGGCCCTGGCGCCCGCGGTGATGGCCCGGCTCGTCGAGCAGCTGCCCGCCTACGGAGCACTGCCCTCGGAACAGCTCCGCGGCGAGATCACCAAGGAGGTGGACCGCGGAATCCGGGCCTTCATCCAGGTGCTGCGCAGCGGCGAGCTGCCGGAGGAGGCCGAACTGGCGAGGATCAGCGAGTCATCGGCTCGGCGCGCTGACGAGGGCGTACCGCTGGAGGCCGTCGTCGGCGCCTACCACTTCGGTGCGGAGGAGTGCGCGGCCCAGGTCCTTTCGACGGCCGAGCCGGGCGACCTGCCGGACGTGCTGCTGGTCCAGCGCCGGCTGCTCGGCTACCTCCGGCAGGTGAGCTGCGCGGTCGCGGCAGGGTACGTACAAGAGCGGCAGGCGGCCCTCGGTGACGAGCAGGTCGCCCGGCAGTCCCTGCTGTCCCGGCTGCTGGAGGGCGGCGACCCGCAGGCCGCGGCCGACCGCGCCGGCATCCGGCTGCCTCCTTCCTACCTCGTCCTGCGCATCGCGATCGGACCGCACCCGGATGAGCTGCGGCCCGGCGTGAACCACTCTGTCGCCGCTCGCCGCAAACTCCGGCGGCTGCGCAACGAATTGCAGCGCCAGACAGCGGGTGTCCCACTGTCCGTGCTGTCCGGCGACGGGGGGCTGGTACTGATCCCGTACGAGACGCCGGCCGCCGGCTTCGCCGCCGCGGACCGGGAGCGGCTCACGCGGCTCGTCGAGCAGCTCGGTCGGATGTGCGGCGCCGAGCTGCTGGTGGCGGCGGCCGCGGCGGCGCCGGACGGCGTCGCGGACGCCGCCCGGATGGTCGGCGAGGTACGGAGAGTGGCGGAGGCATCCGGCCGGGGGCCCGGACTCTACCTCCTCGACGATGTGCTGCTGGAGTACCAGCTGAGCCGCCCGAGCCGGGCCAGGGACGGGCTCGCCGCGCTGCTCGGCCCACTGGCCGGGCGCCCGGAACTGCTCGACACACTGCGCACCTTCCTCGCCTGCGGCCTCGACCGGCGCCGGGCCGCCGCCCGGCTCCAGGTCCACCCCAACACGGTGGACTACCGCCTGCGCAAGGCGACGGAGCTCACCACACTGGACGCGGCCCGGGGCGCCGACCTGCTGACGCTGCACGCCGCACTGGCTGCCCACGACGCCGTACGACGGGGCGAGCCCGACACCGGCTGA
- a CDS encoding lipase family protein, producing MPKNTVRLLATALVAAMVVTAAPAATAAAAAPSSATASDPFYAYTGNEPLSSFAPGTVLKTRTLQYHLVGLPTPVTAIQLLYRTTDAQGRPSANVTTVVRSLTGDGSKAVSYQSFYDSLNPEDGPSRAIAGDLSLGGVIANAESVFLAPLLLQGYNLVIPDTEGQTANFAAGPEYATNTLDSIRAATRSAETGMNPDTRFGLMGYSGGAIATNWAAALAPSYAPEVNSKLVGFAEGGLLVDPAHNLKYVDGSLVWTGVIPMAIIGVSRSYGIDLKPYLNSYGLEVYEKLERGSIVDALGHYPGLTWKKLAKPQYADPNSVPAFAEAVNRINLGSAPTPAIPGLIAQGNGGVLEGTFSNRPGIGTGDGVMVAGDVRALARQYCGTGNRSIKYQQFDLLSHVGVPVVWAPLAMSWLGDRFAGGNAPSDCGRIPAGNSLAPEIPVPAS from the coding sequence ATGCCCAAAAACACTGTCCGTCTCCTGGCCACCGCCCTTGTCGCCGCGATGGTCGTGACCGCGGCTCCGGCGGCCACGGCCGCCGCAGCCGCGCCGTCGAGTGCCACCGCGAGCGATCCCTTTTACGCCTACACCGGCAACGAGCCCCTGTCCTCGTTCGCGCCGGGCACCGTGCTGAAGACGAGGACACTGCAGTACCACCTCGTGGGCCTTCCCACGCCGGTCACGGCGATCCAACTGCTCTATCGCACGACCGACGCCCAGGGCCGTCCGTCCGCCAACGTGACCACGGTGGTGCGCAGCCTGACGGGCGATGGCAGCAAGGCGGTGTCCTACCAGTCGTTCTACGACTCGCTCAACCCCGAGGACGGCCCGTCCCGGGCCATCGCCGGTGACCTCAGCCTGGGCGGCGTCATCGCGAACGCCGAGTCCGTCTTCCTGGCGCCGCTGCTGCTGCAGGGCTACAACCTCGTCATCCCGGACACGGAGGGGCAGACCGCCAACTTCGCGGCCGGCCCGGAGTACGCGACCAACACGCTGGACTCGATCCGCGCCGCGACCAGGTCCGCGGAGACCGGCATGAACCCCGACACCAGGTTCGGCCTGATGGGATACTCCGGCGGCGCCATCGCGACCAACTGGGCGGCCGCGCTCGCACCGTCCTACGCGCCCGAGGTCAACAGCAAGCTGGTGGGTTTCGCCGAGGGCGGTCTGCTCGTGGACCCGGCACACAACCTCAAGTACGTGGACGGCTCCCTCGTGTGGACGGGTGTCATCCCCATGGCGATCATCGGCGTCTCCCGGTCGTACGGCATCGACCTCAAGCCCTACCTGAACAGCTACGGCCTGGAGGTGTACGAGAAGCTGGAGCGCGGGTCGATCGTCGACGCGCTGGGCCACTACCCCGGGCTGACCTGGAAGAAGCTGGCGAAGCCGCAGTACGCCGACCCGAATTCGGTGCCTGCCTTCGCCGAGGCGGTGAACAGGATCAACCTCGGCTCGGCGCCCACCCCGGCCATCCCGGGGCTCATCGCGCAGGGCAACGGGGGCGTCCTGGAGGGAACCTTCAGCAACCGCCCGGGCATCGGCACCGGCGACGGGGTCATGGTCGCCGGAGACGTGCGGGCACTCGCCCGGCAGTACTGCGGGACCGGCAACAGGTCGATCAAGTACCAGCAGTTCGACCTGCTCAGTCACGTCGGCGTGCCCGTCGTCTGGGCACCCCTCGCGATGAGCTGGCTGGGCGACCGGTTCGCGGGCGGCAACGCCCCGTCCGACTGCGGCCGCATCCCCGCGGGCAACTCGCTGGCGCCGGAAATTCCGGTGCCTGCATCCTGA
- a CDS encoding nucleoside deaminase yields MTAHAQETSIQELERSWMDEAIGLATNSVKNGGGPFGALIAKDGAIVAIGNNNVTSNLDPTAHGEVTAIRAACQMLGTFSLEGCVLVTSCEPCPMCLSSALWARVDRILFAADRDDAAVAGFDDRKFYDLFEKRPAELWPMTIERVDMPNRTAPFDAWLAKSDRIDY; encoded by the coding sequence ATGACCGCGCACGCCCAGGAAACGAGCATCCAGGAGCTCGAGCGCAGCTGGATGGACGAGGCCATCGGCCTTGCCACCAACAGCGTGAAGAACGGCGGCGGTCCGTTCGGCGCACTGATCGCCAAGGACGGCGCAATCGTGGCGATCGGGAACAACAACGTCACCTCGAACCTGGACCCGACGGCCCATGGTGAGGTGACCGCGATCCGTGCCGCCTGCCAGATGCTGGGCACCTTCTCGCTCGAGGGCTGCGTGCTGGTCACCTCGTGTGAGCCGTGTCCGATGTGTCTTTCCTCTGCGCTGTGGGCGAGAGTCGACCGGATCCTCTTCGCCGCCGATCGGGATGACGCCGCGGTGGCCGGTTTCGACGACCGCAAGTTCTACGACCTGTTCGAAAAGAGGCCCGCGGAGCTGTGGCCGATGACGATCGAGCGAGTGGACATGCCGAACCGTACGGCGCCGTTCGACGCGTGGCTGGCCAAGTCCGACCGCATCGACTACTGA
- the xdhC gene encoding xanthine dehydrogenase accessory protein XdhC, whose protein sequence is MTWVAAVARLRARREAGVLVTVATVRGHAPRDAGAKLVVGQSETWGSIGGGNVEAVAIDRAREMIAASKPEPELIDFALNDKVTNQHGVQCCGGTVSVLLEPLPVVRAVAVFGVGHVGLELARIMARQDLDLHLIDTRSDMLAKERLDVLADAVAQVHVHHTPLLPEEVLEELPRGTHILIMTHDHAEDAALCDAALRTTHLGSIGLIGSAAKWVRFRKRLSTEGGHDEATIDRIKTPIGLADITGKEPATIAVSVAADLLHTFETEGD, encoded by the coding sequence ATGACGTGGGTCGCCGCGGTCGCACGGTTGCGGGCACGCCGGGAAGCCGGCGTGCTGGTGACCGTCGCGACCGTGCGCGGCCATGCCCCGCGCGACGCCGGTGCGAAGCTGGTGGTGGGGCAGAGTGAGACGTGGGGCTCGATCGGCGGCGGCAACGTGGAGGCCGTCGCGATCGATCGGGCGCGGGAGATGATCGCCGCGTCCAAGCCTGAGCCCGAGCTGATCGATTTCGCCCTGAACGACAAAGTGACCAACCAGCACGGCGTGCAGTGCTGCGGCGGCACGGTCTCGGTGCTGCTCGAACCCCTGCCAGTGGTACGGGCGGTGGCGGTCTTCGGCGTGGGGCACGTCGGGCTGGAACTGGCGCGCATCATGGCACGCCAAGACCTCGACCTCCACCTGATCGACACCCGCTCCGACATGCTCGCCAAGGAGCGGCTCGACGTGCTGGCGGACGCGGTGGCGCAGGTACATGTGCATCACACGCCGCTGCTGCCCGAGGAGGTGCTGGAGGAGCTGCCGCGCGGCACCCACATCCTGATCATGACCCATGATCATGCCGAGGACGCCGCTCTGTGCGACGCCGCCTTGCGCACCACCCACCTCGGCTCCATCGGGCTGATCGGTTCGGCGGCCAAGTGGGTGCGGTTCCGCAAACGCCTCTCCACCGAGGGCGGTCACGACGAGGCCACCATCGATCGGATCAAGACCCCGATCGGGCTGGCCGACATCACCGGCAAGGAACCCGCGACGATCGCCGTGAGCGTCGCTGCCGATTTGCTGCACACCTTCGAAACCGAGGGCGACTGA
- the xdhB gene encoding xanthine dehydrogenase molybdopterin binding subunit, with protein sequence MSHLSERPEKPVVGVSMPHESATLHVTGAALYTDDLVHRTKDVLHAYPVQVMKAHGRIIALRTEPALAVPGVVRVLTGADVPGVNDAGMKHDEPLFPDTVMFYGHAVAWVLGETLEAARLGAAAVEVELDELPSVVTLQDAIAGESFHGARPLMVTGDVDAGFADSAHVFTGEFQFSDQEHFYLETHAALAHIDEGEQVFIQSSTQHPSETQEIVAHVLGLHSHEVTVQCLRMGGGFGGKEMQPHGFAAVAALGAKLTGRPVRVRLNRTQDLTMSGKRHGFHAQWKIGFDADGRIRALDATLTGDGGWSLDLSEPVVARALCHIDNTYWIPNARIAGRIAKTNKVSNTAFRGFGGPQGMLVIEDIMGRCAPLLGLDPMELRERNFYQQGQPTPYGQPVGHPERISAVWNQVLDNGGIADRKREIAAYNAAHPNTKRALAITGIKFGISFNLTAFNQAGALVLVYKDGSVLINHGGTEMGQGLHTKMLQVAATTLGIPLHKVRLAPTRTDKVPNTSATAASSGADLNGAAVKDACEQIRERLLQVAGTQLGTNASDVRIVEGVARGLGSDKELAWDDLVRTAYFQRVQLSASGYYRTEGLHWDAKAFQGSPFKYFSYGAAAAEVEVDGFTGAYRIRRVDIVHDVGDSLSPMIDIGQVEGGFVQGAGWLTLEDMRWDTGDGPHRGRLLTQAASTYKLPSFSEMPEEFNVTLMENATEEGAVYGSKAVGEPPLMLAFSVREALRQAAAAFGPSGVSVELASPATPEAVYWAIEEARRGAASQNGHADNGMVRIDATALSGA encoded by the coding sequence ATGAGCCATTTGTCCGAACGCCCCGAAAAGCCTGTCGTCGGCGTCTCGATGCCGCACGAGAGTGCCACCCTGCACGTCACCGGCGCCGCGCTGTACACCGACGACCTGGTCCACCGCACCAAGGACGTCCTGCACGCCTACCCGGTCCAGGTCATGAAGGCGCACGGCAGGATCATCGCGCTGCGCACCGAGCCCGCGCTCGCCGTGCCGGGCGTGGTCCGCGTCCTGACCGGTGCCGACGTACCCGGTGTCAACGACGCCGGAATGAAGCACGACGAGCCGCTCTTCCCCGACACGGTCATGTTCTACGGCCACGCGGTCGCCTGGGTGCTCGGCGAGACCCTGGAGGCGGCCCGGCTCGGTGCGGCGGCCGTCGAGGTGGAACTCGACGAACTGCCCTCCGTGGTCACGCTGCAGGACGCGATCGCCGGCGAGAGCTTCCACGGCGCCCGGCCCCTGATGGTGACCGGCGACGTCGACGCCGGATTCGCCGACTCCGCGCACGTGTTCACCGGTGAGTTCCAGTTCTCCGATCAGGAGCACTTCTACCTGGAGACGCACGCCGCCCTGGCCCACATCGACGAGGGCGAGCAGGTGTTCATCCAGAGCAGCACCCAGCACCCCTCGGAGACCCAGGAAATCGTCGCGCACGTGCTCGGTCTGCACAGCCACGAGGTGACCGTGCAGTGTCTGCGGATGGGCGGCGGCTTCGGCGGCAAGGAAATGCAGCCGCACGGGTTCGCGGCCGTCGCCGCTCTCGGCGCCAAGCTGACCGGCCGGCCGGTCCGGGTACGGCTCAACCGGACCCAGGACCTGACCATGTCCGGCAAGCGCCACGGCTTCCACGCCCAGTGGAAGATCGGCTTCGACGCCGACGGCCGGATCCGTGCCCTGGACGCCACCTTGACCGGGGACGGCGGCTGGAGCCTGGACCTCTCCGAGCCCGTGGTGGCCCGTGCGCTGTGCCACATCGACAACACGTACTGGATTCCCAACGCGCGCATCGCCGGTCGCATCGCCAAGACCAACAAGGTCTCCAACACCGCCTTCCGCGGCTTCGGCGGACCGCAGGGCATGCTGGTCATCGAAGACATCATGGGCCGGTGCGCGCCGCTGCTCGGCCTCGATCCGATGGAGCTGCGGGAGCGCAACTTCTACCAGCAGGGCCAGCCGACGCCGTACGGTCAGCCGGTCGGTCACCCCGAGCGGATCTCCGCCGTGTGGAACCAGGTTCTGGACAACGGGGGCATCGCCGACCGCAAGCGGGAGATCGCGGCCTACAACGCCGCGCACCCGAACACCAAGCGGGCGCTCGCGATCACCGGCATCAAGTTCGGAATCTCGTTCAACCTCACCGCCTTCAACCAGGCCGGTGCGCTGGTGCTGGTCTACAAGGACGGTTCCGTCCTGATCAACCACGGCGGGACCGAGATGGGCCAGGGCCTGCACACCAAGATGCTGCAGGTGGCCGCGACCACGCTGGGCATCCCGCTGCACAAGGTGCGGCTGGCCCCAACGCGCACCGACAAGGTGCCCAACACCTCTGCCACCGCCGCCAGTTCCGGTGCGGACCTCAACGGTGCCGCGGTGAAGGACGCCTGCGAGCAGATCCGCGAGCGGCTGCTCCAGGTGGCCGGCACCCAGCTGGGTACGAACGCCTCGGACGTGCGCATCGTCGAGGGCGTCGCACGCGGCCTCGGCAGCGACAAGGAACTGGCCTGGGACGACCTGGTGCGCACCGCGTACTTCCAGCGGGTCCAGTTGTCGGCGTCCGGTTACTACCGGACCGAGGGCCTGCACTGGGACGCGAAGGCGTTCCAGGGCTCGCCGTTCAAGTACTTCTCCTACGGCGCCGCCGCGGCCGAGGTGGAGGTGGACGGCTTCACCGGCGCCTACCGCATCCGGCGCGTGGACATCGTGCACGATGTCGGCGACAGCCTGTCCCCGATGATCGACATCGGTCAGGTGGAGGGCGGCTTCGTGCAGGGCGCGGGCTGGCTGACGCTCGAAGACATGCGGTGGGACACCGGTGACGGGCCCCATCGAGGTCGGCTGCTGACCCAGGCCGCGAGTACCTACAAGCTGCCGAGCTTCTCGGAGATGCCCGAGGAGTTCAACGTCACGCTGATGGAGAACGCCACCGAAGAGGGCGCCGTGTACGGGTCCAAGGCAGTGGGCGAGCCTCCGCTGATGCTGGCGTTCTCGGTGCGAGAGGCGCTGCGGCAGGCGGCCGCCGCGTTCGGGCCGAGCGGGGTCAGCGTCGAGTTGGCCTCGCCGGCGACGCCGGAAGCGGTGTACTGGGCGATCGAGGAGGCCCGCCGGGGAGCTGCCTCCCAGAACGGTCACGCCGACAACGGCATGGTCCGAATCGACGCGACAGCGCTGAGCGGTGCCTGA
- a CDS encoding xanthine dehydrogenase small subunit gives MVAARITVNGKEAPISPAAPHTTALDFLRERGLTGTKEGCAEGECGACSILVARPGVNKPTDWVAVNACLVPAAALDGQEVITSEGLATAGEPGTPATLHPVQEEMAVRGGSQCGYCTPGFICSMAAEYYRPDRCAHGEPGDSADSGDDADAEHGPNGFDLHALSGNLCRCTGYRPIRDAAFAVGTPTDEDPLAQRREQSPPAPVATEYTQDDSTFLRKNTLAETLQLLRERPDAVVVAGSTDWGVEVNIRSRRADCVVGIDRLPELRKLRVASDHIEIGAALTLTEIERRLDGDVPLLAELFPQFASRLIRNGATLGGNLGTGSPIGDSPPVLLALEASVVLAGADGEREVPLADYFTGYRQSVRRPGELIRSVRIPLPLSPVVAFHKIAKRRFDDISSVAVAFALDIEDGIVRKARIGLGGVAATPIRSLAAEAALEGKRWSTETVEAAARELRGEGTPMSDHRASSLYRSAMLGQSLLKLYAQTTEAVSS, from the coding sequence ATGGTAGCGGCGCGGATCACGGTCAACGGGAAAGAAGCACCGATTTCACCGGCTGCGCCCCACACCACAGCGCTTGATTTCCTGCGCGAGCGCGGCCTCACGGGAACCAAGGAGGGCTGCGCCGAGGGTGAGTGCGGCGCCTGTTCGATCCTGGTGGCTCGCCCCGGAGTGAACAAGCCCACCGACTGGGTGGCGGTCAACGCCTGCCTGGTCCCGGCAGCGGCCCTCGACGGTCAGGAGGTCATCACCTCCGAGGGCCTCGCGACCGCCGGCGAGCCCGGCACACCGGCCACCCTGCACCCGGTGCAGGAGGAGATGGCGGTCCGTGGCGGCTCCCAGTGCGGCTACTGCACTCCGGGATTCATCTGCAGTATGGCCGCCGAGTACTACCGGCCCGACCGCTGCGCGCACGGGGAGCCGGGCGACAGCGCTGACTCGGGCGACGACGCCGACGCCGAGCACGGTCCGAACGGTTTCGATCTGCACGCGCTGAGCGGGAACCTGTGCCGGTGCACCGGCTATCGCCCGATTCGCGATGCCGCGTTCGCCGTCGGTACGCCCACGGACGAGGACCCGCTGGCGCAGCGTCGCGAGCAGTCCCCGCCCGCACCGGTCGCCACCGAATACACCCAGGACGACAGCACGTTCCTGCGGAAGAACACCCTCGCCGAAACGCTGCAGTTGCTGCGCGAGCGGCCCGACGCGGTGGTGGTCGCCGGCTCCACCGACTGGGGCGTCGAGGTGAACATCCGTTCCCGACGGGCCGATTGCGTGGTCGGCATCGACCGGCTGCCCGAACTGCGCAAGCTGCGGGTCGCATCCGACCACATCGAGATCGGGGCGGCGCTGACGCTCACCGAGATCGAACGCCGTCTCGACGGCGACGTCCCGCTGCTGGCTGAACTGTTCCCGCAGTTCGCGTCCCGGCTCATCCGCAACGGCGCGACCCTCGGCGGCAACCTGGGTACCGGCTCCCCCATCGGCGACAGTCCGCCGGTGCTGCTCGCGCTGGAGGCATCGGTGGTGCTCGCCGGCGCCGACGGTGAGCGCGAGGTCCCGCTGGCGGACTACTTCACCGGCTACCGGCAGAGCGTGCGGCGTCCCGGCGAGCTGATCCGCTCGGTACGCATCCCGTTGCCGCTGTCGCCGGTCGTGGCCTTCCACAAGATCGCCAAGCGGCGCTTCGACGACATCTCCAGCGTGGCGGTCGCTTTCGCGCTCGACATCGAGGACGGGATCGTCCGCAAGGCCCGCATCGGCCTGGGCGGCGTGGCCGCCACCCCGATCCGGTCCCTCGCCGCCGAGGCGGCCCTGGAGGGCAAGCGGTGGTCGACGGAGACCGTCGAGGCCGCTGCCCGGGAGCTGCGGGGCGAGGGCACACCGATGAGCGATCACCGCGCCAGTTCCCTCTACCGTTCCGCGATGCTGGGCCAGAGCCTGCTGAAGCTGTACGCGCAAACCACCGAGGCGGTGTCGTCATGA
- a CDS encoding carotenoid oxygenase family protein, with protein sequence MTADKPYLTGHYTPVTNEVTATGLTVEGTLPPELTGRLLRNGHNPKPGVTPTHWFKGSGMVHGIRLREGRAEWYRNRWVHTPALEGAPYMTEQGPDLTASAAGTHVIEHGGRLLALCEANLPFELTPELETVGAHDFRGKLRTAMTAHPKEDPVTGELHFFGSSPFPPFLTYYVADAKGEIVDSAEVPGATASLKHDFALTRNHVVFVEGNVTFDPTEHSGIPYGWSDQQLSRIGIMPRGSDGAGRTRWFSIEPGNMLHVSNAYEDGQGRIVLEGPTVDREGFRLSWNWWVGAPGRGTEPVSRSYTRRWVVDMASGTVDEQIIDDLAVEFPTLNEDYLGAENRFQYAISFPDEKGFGGYGVVKYDRTSGARRIRQVGDARMPSEAVFVPAAGAAGEDDGYLLTVVSDLKQDASHLLVLDASGLDHVATVHLPHRVSAGLHGSWIPDTSLDGAEG encoded by the coding sequence ATGACTGCCGACAAGCCGTACCTGACCGGTCACTACACCCCCGTCACCAACGAGGTCACCGCCACCGGCCTCACCGTCGAGGGCACCCTGCCCCCCGAGCTGACCGGCCGGCTGCTCCGCAACGGCCACAACCCCAAGCCCGGGGTCACCCCGACGCACTGGTTCAAGGGCAGCGGCATGGTCCACGGGATCCGGCTGCGCGAGGGCCGGGCGGAGTGGTACCGCAACCGCTGGGTGCACACCCCCGCGCTGGAGGGCGCCCCGTACATGACGGAGCAGGGCCCGGACCTGACGGCCAGCGCCGCCGGCACCCACGTCATCGAACACGGCGGTCGCCTCCTCGCCCTGTGCGAGGCGAACCTCCCCTTCGAGCTCACCCCGGAGCTGGAAACGGTCGGAGCCCACGACTTCCGCGGCAAGCTGCGGACCGCGATGACGGCGCACCCCAAGGAGGACCCGGTGACGGGGGAGCTGCACTTCTTCGGGTCCTCCCCGTTCCCGCCGTTCCTGACGTACTACGTCGCCGATGCCAAGGGCGAGATCGTCGACAGCGCCGAGGTCCCGGGAGCGACGGCCTCCCTCAAGCACGACTTCGCCCTCACCCGCAACCACGTGGTCTTCGTCGAGGGCAACGTCACCTTCGACCCGACCGAGCACTCCGGCATCCCCTACGGCTGGAGCGACCAGCAGCTCTCGCGCATCGGCATCATGCCGCGCGGCAGCGACGGCGCCGGCCGCACCCGCTGGTTCTCCATCGAACCGGGCAACATGCTCCACGTCTCCAACGCCTACGAGGACGGCCAGGGCCGCATCGTCCTGGAAGGCCCCACCGTGGACCGCGAGGGATTCCGGCTGTCCTGGAACTGGTGGGTCGGCGCTCCCGGGCGGGGTACCGAGCCGGTCTCCCGCTCCTACACGCGCCGCTGGGTGGTCGACATGGCCTCCGGTACCGTCGACGAGCAGATCATCGACGACCTCGCGGTGGAGTTCCCCACTCTCAACGAGGACTACCTGGGCGCCGAGAACCGCTTCCAGTACGCCATCTCGTTCCCCGACGAGAAGGGCTTCGGCGGCTACGGCGTCGTCAAGTACGACCGCACCAGCGGCGCCCGCCGCATTCGCCAGGTCGGCGACGCCCGCATGCCCAGCGAAGCGGTGTTCGTCCCCGCGGCCGGGGCCGCGGGCGAGGACGACGGCTACCTCCTGACCGTCGTCTCCGACCTCAAGCAGGACGCCTCGCACCTGCTGGTCCTCGACGCTTCCGGCCTCGACCACGTCGCCACCGTCCACCTGCCCCACCGGGTGAGCGCCGGACTCCACGGCTCGTGGATCCCCGACACCTCCCTGGACGGCGCCGAGGGCTGA
- a CDS encoding MFS transporter — protein sequence MNLPRTPTAPAPPAPRPGAALAALAAAQFTVMLATSIVNVALAQIGAGVGLSDGGTTWVVNAYGLAFGALLLAGGRAADLLGRRRVLVLGLALFAVASLMAGLAASANVLIAARAIQGLGAAAIAPAALALAMDLFPPGPGRGRALGVWGAVSGAGGAGGVVLGGALTQAWGWPWIFHFVALGTALVLVAVVVLVPRTAARATGPFDLLGTVVVTVALTCLVWGLTTARGAGWTDARVLGALVGAAALFAAFAVIELRRPNALVPPRLFTTGRVAAGNLLMALLGSVWIALFFFLPLYQQQVLGSDPLVTGAGQLPLAAANMLGAAVAPRIARRIGATTALTAALFTEAAGLLWLSRISAHGSYATDVLGPTVLVGLGLSVAFVQLTALAVEGVPPQDAGLAGGLVNTTRQVGGAIGLAALATLAGSVTAHAAVHQPRLEALTAGYRTAFTVSASVLAATALLALYLARRAGPRTATTSGVHEPVPGERLVRPPHVAG from the coding sequence ATGAACCTCCCACGCACACCGACGGCCCCGGCGCCGCCCGCACCTCGGCCGGGAGCCGCGCTCGCGGCGCTCGCCGCAGCCCAGTTCACGGTCATGCTCGCCACTTCGATCGTGAATGTGGCGCTTGCGCAGATCGGCGCCGGGGTGGGGCTGTCGGACGGCGGCACCACCTGGGTGGTCAACGCCTACGGCCTGGCCTTCGGGGCGCTGCTCCTGGCGGGCGGCCGGGCGGCCGATCTCCTCGGGCGCCGCCGGGTGCTGGTCCTTGGTCTCGCGCTGTTCGCGGTGGCCTCGCTGATGGCGGGACTGGCCGCCTCCGCGAACGTGCTCATCGCGGCACGTGCCATTCAGGGCCTCGGTGCCGCGGCCATCGCCCCGGCCGCGCTCGCCCTGGCGATGGACCTGTTCCCGCCCGGACCCGGGCGGGGCAGGGCACTGGGGGTGTGGGGCGCGGTCTCCGGCGCGGGTGGGGCGGGCGGCGTCGTGCTGGGTGGCGCCCTGACCCAGGCCTGGGGCTGGCCCTGGATCTTCCATTTCGTGGCGCTCGGGACGGCCCTGGTCCTGGTCGCCGTGGTGGTGCTCGTACCACGGACGGCCGCCCGGGCGACCGGGCCGTTCGACCTGCTGGGCACCGTCGTCGTCACCGTCGCCCTGACCTGCCTGGTCTGGGGACTGACCACCGCACGCGGCGCCGGCTGGACGGACGCCCGGGTGCTGGGCGCGCTCGTCGGCGCCGCCGCGCTCTTCGCGGCCTTCGCCGTGATCGAACTGCGCCGACCGAACGCCCTGGTACCGCCACGCCTGTTCACCACCGGCCGGGTCGCCGCGGGCAACCTGCTGATGGCGCTGCTGGGGTCCGTGTGGATCGCGCTGTTCTTCTTCCTGCCGCTCTACCAGCAACAGGTCCTGGGGTCGGATCCCCTGGTCACCGGAGCCGGTCAACTCCCGCTCGCGGCGGCCAATATGCTCGGCGCGGCCGTGGCACCCCGGATCGCCCGGCGCATCGGCGCCACCACGGCGTTGACCGCGGCCCTGTTCACCGAGGCCGCGGGCCTGCTGTGGCTGTCCCGGATCAGCGCCCACGGCAGCTACGCCACGGACGTCCTCGGTCCGACCGTCCTGGTCGGTCTGGGTCTGAGCGTCGCCTTCGTCCAGCTCACCGCGCTCGCCGTGGAAGGTGTCCCGCCGCAGGACGCGGGGCTGGCCGGCGGCCTGGTGAACACCACCCGCCAGGTCGGAGGTGCGATCGGCCTCGCCGCCCTGGCGACCCTGGCCGGTTCCGTCACCGCTCACGCCGCCGTCCACCAGCCGCGCCTGGAGGCGCTCACCGCCGGCTACCGCACTGCCTTCACGGTCTCGGCCTCGGTCCTGGCCGCCACCGCCCTCCTCGCCCTGTACCTCGCCCGCCGCGCCGGACCGCGCACCGCAACCACCTCCGGCGTGCACGAACCGGTACCCGGCGAGCGGCTCGTCCGCCCGCCTCACGTCGCGGGCTGA